In Thermoanaerobaculales bacterium, one DNA window encodes the following:
- the tsaD gene encoding tRNA (adenosine(37)-N6)-threonylcarbamoyltransferase complex transferase subunit TsaD: MRLLRTLGIETSCDETAVAVLDGDGRIEAELMASQVAAHARYGGVVPELASREHLRALPWLVGEALAGAASPPEVVAVTAGPGLVGALLVGVRFAAAFAWGRSLPLVAVDHLEAHLVSPFLDAGGGPALPMPERVLALVASGGHSSWYLLVDGLPRRLCRTRDDAAGESFDKVAQALGLPYPGGPVVDRIARGGNPDAVPLPRPRLRDSRLDFSFSGLKSAAVRWIRDHSLTAADADAPGPPVRDLLASFERAVVEQLLAPLPELVDEHRPRLLTASGGVAANTELRRRLAERAAALGLELRLPAPRLTTDNAAMVARAGQLAHARGFWSDPRRVDARPREAWQPPGMRGLSPTGRGV, translated from the coding sequence ATGAGGCTGCTGCGGACCCTGGGCATCGAGACCTCGTGCGACGAGACGGCGGTGGCCGTGCTCGACGGCGACGGGCGCATCGAGGCCGAGCTGATGGCGAGCCAGGTCGCCGCCCACGCCCGCTACGGCGGGGTGGTCCCCGAGCTCGCGTCCCGGGAGCACCTGCGGGCGTTACCGTGGCTGGTCGGTGAGGCGCTTGCCGGGGCGGCGAGCCCGCCCGAGGTGGTGGCGGTCACGGCCGGGCCCGGCCTGGTGGGGGCGCTGCTGGTCGGCGTCCGGTTCGCCGCCGCCTTCGCGTGGGGCCGCTCGCTGCCGCTGGTCGCGGTCGATCACCTGGAGGCCCACCTCGTCTCCCCGTTCCTGGATGCCGGCGGCGGGCCGGCGCTCCCGATGCCGGAGCGGGTGCTGGCGCTGGTTGCCTCGGGCGGCCACTCGAGCTGGTACCTGCTCGTCGACGGCCTGCCGCGCCGGCTGTGCCGGACCCGTGACGACGCCGCCGGCGAGAGCTTCGACAAGGTCGCGCAGGCGCTCGGCCTGCCCTACCCTGGCGGCCCGGTGGTGGACCGGATCGCCCGCGGCGGCAATCCCGACGCGGTGCCGCTGCCGCGGCCGAGGTTGCGCGACAGCCGGCTCGACTTCTCGTTCTCCGGCCTCAAGTCGGCGGCGGTGCGGTGGATCCGGGATCACTCCTTGACCGCGGCCGATGCGGACGCCCCGGGGCCGCCGGTCCGCGACCTGCTCGCCTCCTTCGAGCGGGCAGTGGTCGAGCAGCTGCTCGCGCCGCTCCCCGAGCTGGTCGACGAGCACCGCCCCCGGCTGCTGACGGCGTCCGGCGGGGTCGCGGCCAACACCGAGCTGCGGCGGCGGCTCGCGGAGCGAGCGGCCGCACTCGGGCTCGAGCTGCGCCTGCCGGCCCCCCGGCTGACCACCGACAACGCCGCGATGGTCGCCCGAGCCGGGCAGCTGGCACACGCGCGCGGTTTCTGGTCCGACCCGCGGCGGGTCGACGCGCGGCCGCGCGAGGCCTGGCAGCCTCCGGGCATGCGCGGGCTTTCGCCGACCGGCCGGGGAGTGTAG
- the dapF gene encoding diaminopimelate epimerase yields MSGGLYKVEASGNDFVLGVGGWSPRLAAEPELAVRLCDRRRGIGADGVLAVEAAGPDRVRLRYRNADGSPARFCGNGTRCAARAAVELLGLPRRLTVETDWAALPAEVDGTMVSLELPPPAAPPRAVELEAAGRRWSGWLLEVGVPHLVVPADDLDGLEPALVAPPLRRHPELGPEGANVDFFAAVSAGEIALRTFERGIEGETLCCGSGVVAAALVAMTRGLPRRLVVRPRSGDALTVEALEDVATGPIRFTGATRVVAELSPTAELLAG; encoded by the coding sequence GTGAGCGGGGGGCTCTACAAGGTCGAGGCGTCCGGCAACGACTTCGTGCTCGGTGTCGGCGGCTGGTCGCCCCGCCTGGCCGCGGAGCCCGAGCTGGCGGTCCGCCTGTGCGATCGCCGGCGCGGCATCGGCGCCGACGGCGTGCTCGCGGTGGAGGCGGCGGGGCCGGACCGGGTTCGGCTGCGCTACCGCAACGCCGACGGCTCGCCCGCGCGGTTCTGCGGCAACGGCACCCGGTGCGCGGCCCGCGCCGCGGTCGAGCTGCTCGGGCTGCCGCGCCGCCTGACCGTCGAGACCGACTGGGCGGCGCTGCCGGCCGAGGTCGACGGAACGATGGTCAGCCTGGAGCTGCCGCCGCCGGCGGCGCCGCCCCGCGCCGTCGAGCTCGAGGCGGCGGGCCGGCGCTGGTCCGGGTGGCTGCTCGAGGTCGGCGTCCCGCACCTGGTGGTGCCCGCCGACGACCTCGACGGCCTCGAGCCGGCGCTCGTCGCGCCGCCGCTGCGGCGCCATCCGGAGCTCGGCCCGGAGGGGGCGAACGTCGACTTCTTCGCGGCGGTCTCGGCGGGCGAGATCGCGCTACGGACCTTCGAGCGCGGCATCGAGGGCGAGACCCTGTGCTGCGGGTCCGGCGTGGTGGCGGCGGCGCTGGTCGCGATGACCCGGGGGCTGCCTCGCCGGCTGGTGGTCCGGCCGCGCTCGGGCGACGCGCTCACCGTCGAGGCGCTCGAGGATGTGGCGACCGGCCCGATCCGGTTCACCGGGGCGACCCGCGTCGTCGCCGAGCTCTCGCCGACCGCCGAGCTGCTCGCGGGCTGA
- a CDS encoding 3'-5' exonuclease, with amino-acid sequence MTGLLDDLNDPQRAAVTHGEGPLLVLAGAGSGKTRVLTYRIAHLVEQRVAAPHEITAVTFTNKAAREMAERVARLVGGTLDGGFVGTFHRWALELLRRHPEAAGLPRHFAIVDADEQRALVGRVLKELKLDPTDHPPRSVLARFSREVNRCQDPSTLGARAGDEVTPQVWERYRRLKAAAGVVDFDDMLTRALELLRSQLQVLEAARRRGRWLLVDEFQDTNRLQMELLVAVVGGTGNITAVGDEDQSIYGWRGAELQNILSFERHFPGARVVALEQNYRSSRPILDAAGGLIARNAARRGKRLFTRRPGGDPVRVYVGEDERAEARWAADRIEELGRSRSLGELAVLVRTNAQTRPFEEELTRRRIAHRVVGGLRFWQRKEVRDALAYLRLVVRADDVLAFERVVNVPARGIGSATLDVLERHAAATGLALPAAARQLPDALARRARMALAGFFGVLDEASAQRELLDPGDFVGWLLEASGLLALVDGDDEERVARRENLQQLAAAVAEAAARGQDLADFLDAVALLEEGDEEAAADAVSLMTLHAAKGLEFDAVFLAGLEDGLLPHANSRDDPDRLEEERRLAYVGITRARHWLALTAARSRFLFGSRAPSRPSRFLLELPAAGLLDVSDVALPLAAPDRRDSNGEVPQPASAARRPRPARPAAATVTDASGQGWRPGNRVRHSSFGTGVVLACQGRGDNLKLVVYFDRAGRKTLVPTIARLERL; translated from the coding sequence GTGACCGGACTGCTCGACGACCTCAACGATCCGCAGCGCGCGGCGGTGACCCACGGCGAGGGTCCGCTGCTGGTGCTGGCCGGCGCCGGCTCCGGCAAGACCCGGGTTCTCACCTACCGGATCGCCCACCTGGTCGAGCAGCGGGTGGCGGCGCCGCACGAGATCACCGCCGTGACCTTCACCAACAAGGCGGCGCGGGAGATGGCGGAGCGGGTGGCGCGACTGGTGGGCGGCACGCTCGATGGCGGCTTCGTCGGCACCTTCCACCGCTGGGCGCTCGAGCTGCTGCGCCGCCACCCCGAGGCGGCCGGCCTGCCGCGTCACTTCGCGATCGTCGACGCCGACGAGCAGCGCGCCCTGGTCGGCAGGGTGCTCAAGGAGCTCAAGCTCGACCCCACCGACCACCCGCCGCGCAGCGTGCTCGCGCGCTTCTCGCGCGAGGTCAACCGCTGTCAGGACCCGTCGACGCTCGGGGCGCGGGCAGGCGACGAGGTGACGCCGCAGGTCTGGGAGCGCTACCGCCGGCTCAAGGCGGCGGCCGGGGTCGTCGACTTCGACGACATGCTGACCCGCGCGCTCGAGCTGCTGCGCAGCCAGCTCCAGGTGCTGGAGGCGGCGCGGCGGCGGGGCCGCTGGCTGCTGGTGGACGAGTTCCAGGACACCAACCGGCTGCAGATGGAGCTGCTGGTCGCGGTCGTGGGCGGGACCGGCAACATCACGGCGGTCGGCGACGAGGACCAGTCGATCTACGGCTGGCGGGGCGCCGAGCTTCAGAACATCCTGTCGTTCGAGCGCCACTTCCCGGGCGCGCGCGTGGTCGCGCTCGAGCAGAACTACCGGTCGAGCCGGCCGATCCTCGATGCCGCCGGCGGCCTGATCGCCCGCAACGCGGCCCGCCGCGGCAAGCGGCTGTTCACCCGCCGTCCGGGCGGCGACCCGGTGCGGGTCTACGTCGGCGAGGACGAGCGCGCCGAGGCCCGGTGGGCGGCGGACCGGATCGAAGAGCTGGGCCGCTCCCGGTCGCTCGGCGAGCTGGCGGTGCTGGTCCGGACCAATGCCCAGACTCGCCCCTTCGAGGAGGAGCTGACCCGGCGCCGGATCGCCCACCGGGTGGTCGGCGGGCTGCGCTTCTGGCAGCGCAAGGAGGTCCGCGACGCCCTCGCCTACCTGCGCCTGGTGGTCCGAGCGGACGACGTCCTCGCCTTCGAGCGGGTGGTCAACGTCCCGGCGCGGGGCATCGGGTCGGCAACCCTGGACGTCCTGGAGCGGCACGCGGCGGCCACCGGGCTGGCGCTGCCGGCGGCCGCCCGCCAGCTGCCGGACGCTCTCGCGCGGCGCGCCCGGATGGCGCTGGCAGGTTTCTTCGGGGTGCTCGACGAGGCTTCGGCCCAGCGCGAGCTGCTCGACCCCGGCGACTTCGTGGGCTGGCTGCTCGAGGCCTCGGGCCTGCTCGCCCTGGTCGACGGCGACGACGAGGAGCGGGTGGCGCGCCGCGAGAACCTGCAGCAGCTGGCGGCGGCGGTCGCCGAAGCGGCGGCGCGGGGCCAGGACCTCGCGGACTTCCTGGACGCGGTGGCGCTGCTCGAGGAGGGCGACGAGGAGGCGGCCGCCGACGCGGTGAGCCTGATGACCCTGCACGCCGCCAAGGGCCTCGAGTTCGATGCCGTGTTCCTGGCCGGGCTCGAGGACGGCCTGCTGCCGCACGCCAACTCCCGCGACGACCCCGATCGCCTCGAGGAGGAGCGGCGGCTGGCCTACGTCGGGATCACCCGGGCCCGGCACTGGCTGGCGCTGACCGCGGCGCGCTCGCGCTTCCTGTTCGGCTCCCGAGCGCCGTCGCGGCCGTCGCGGTTCCTGCTCGAGCTGCCGGCCGCAGGCCTGCTCGACGTGTCCGACGTCGCGCTGCCGCTCGCGGCGCCCGACCGCCGGGACAGCAACGGCGAGGTCCCGCAACCCGCGAGCGCGGCCCGGCGGCCGCGGCCGGCACGGCCGGCGGCAGCCACCGTCACCGACGCCAGCGGCCAGGGCTGGCGGCCCGGCAACCGGGTGCGTCACTCGAGCTTCGGCACCGGCGTCGTGCTGGCGTGCCAGGGACGGGGCGACAACCTCAAGCTGGTGGTCTACTTCGACCGGGCGGGCCGCAAGACGCTGGTGCCGACGATCGCCAGGCTCGAGCGGCTGTGA
- a CDS encoding DUF1573 domain-containing protein, which translates to MRQTTSRLVAAAACCLLAGAVAAQAAGPKMVVPEKVKDTGTVAQGAVVDISFAISNEGTEPLQIKAVRPTCGCTVADYDKEIAPGGSGAVKAKLDTKDFSGPISKSILIMTNDPTEPTVSVVIKANVQPIVEVLPRPLIRFNAVQREPMTQKVVVVATDASRPFKVTKVESNVPFLTTAVRRLEGSELIADKPGDQYEVAVALADGAPVGPVSGTVTIVTDNPKAEQVPVKVYGVVRALVHVTPTQLEFGSVEAKARPGRNLIVVNNRTEGSVKVTGAAIDDPAFDASVATIEEGKRYQVTVTVKGDAAAGPRNATLTVKTTDRDFPELKVPVKASLR; encoded by the coding sequence ATGCGTCAGACGACGTCCAGGCTGGTCGCTGCGGCGGCCTGCTGCCTGCTTGCCGGTGCAGTCGCCGCCCAGGCCGCGGGGCCGAAGATGGTGGTGCCGGAGAAGGTCAAGGACACCGGGACGGTGGCCCAGGGCGCGGTGGTGGACATCAGCTTCGCCATCTCGAACGAGGGCACCGAGCCCCTGCAGATCAAGGCGGTGCGGCCGACCTGCGGCTGCACGGTCGCCGACTACGACAAGGAGATCGCCCCGGGCGGCAGCGGCGCGGTCAAGGCCAAGCTCGACACCAAGGACTTCTCGGGCCCGATCTCGAAGTCGATCCTGATCATGACCAACGATCCGACCGAGCCGACGGTGTCGGTGGTCATCAAGGCCAACGTGCAGCCGATCGTCGAGGTGCTGCCGCGGCCCCTGATCCGGTTCAACGCGGTGCAGCGGGAGCCGATGACCCAGAAGGTGGTGGTGGTGGCCACCGACGCCTCGCGCCCCTTCAAGGTCACCAAGGTCGAGTCGAACGTTCCCTTCCTGACCACCGCGGTGCGGCGGCTCGAAGGCAGCGAGCTGATCGCGGACAAGCCCGGCGACCAGTACGAGGTCGCGGTGGCTCTGGCCGACGGCGCCCCGGTGGGCCCGGTGAGCGGCACGGTGACCATCGTCACCGACAACCCCAAGGCCGAGCAGGTGCCGGTCAAGGTGTACGGTGTGGTGCGCGCCCTGGTGCACGTCACGCCGACCCAGCTCGAGTTCGGCAGCGTCGAGGCCAAGGCGCGGCCGGGCCGCAACCTGATCGTGGTCAACAACCGGACCGAGGGCTCGGTGAAGGTCACCGGCGCGGCGATTGACGACCCGGCCTTCGACGCCTCGGTGGCGACCATCGAGGAGGGCAAGAGGTACCAGGTGACGGTCACCGTCAAGGGCGACGCCGCGGCCGGGCCCCGGAACGCGACCCTCACGGTGAAGACCACCGACCGCGACTTCCCCGAGCTCAAGGTGCCGGTGAAGGCGAGCCTGCGGTAG
- a CDS encoding Mur ligase family protein — MQDRYPRSEHLYLLPIGGTAMAPLAGMLRSIGHRVEGVDTELFPPMSTLLAELAIPVRLGFDPARVPDGVDRAIIGNAVPRSNPEVVAILERGTPFLSQAEAVAHYVLARGLDSLVVAGTHGKTTTSSMLAFILEDAGRDPSYLIGGMPRWSGRPFRLGGGRQIVIEGDEYNTAFFDRGPKFLHYRPHLFVLGPVEFDHGDIYRDLDAVMTAFRAGAAQVPRHGAVVVNAFSEGAVAAARDAAAPVVTVGGDPGCTLQLTPGERTPDRSTAAIRWQGATHQLELPAAGEHNLHNAAMAVAAAVVSGVEPAAALAAIARFPGVVRRLEVIGEQAGVTVVDDFAHHPTALAATIAAARQRWPGRRLVVAFEPRSLTAARRAFQEAYLSALAGADLALVAPPFHRDRLEPSLLLDRDALGRDLKRRGVGAVVPDGDPVAALLPLLEPGDVVLGCSSGSFGDFHRRLLELLKAR, encoded by the coding sequence TTGCAGGATCGTTACCCTCGCTCCGAGCACCTCTACCTGCTGCCGATCGGCGGCACCGCAATGGCCCCGCTGGCCGGCATGCTGCGCTCCATCGGCCACCGTGTCGAAGGCGTCGACACCGAGCTTTTCCCGCCGATGAGCACCCTGCTCGCGGAGCTCGCGATCCCGGTCCGCCTGGGCTTCGATCCCGCCCGCGTGCCTGACGGCGTCGACCGCGCGATCATCGGCAACGCGGTCCCCCGCAGCAACCCCGAGGTGGTGGCGATCCTCGAGCGCGGCACGCCGTTCCTGTCACAGGCCGAGGCCGTCGCGCACTACGTGCTGGCCCGCGGCCTGGACAGCCTGGTCGTCGCCGGGACCCACGGCAAGACCACCACCTCCTCGATGCTGGCCTTCATCCTCGAGGACGCGGGCCGTGACCCCTCGTACCTGATCGGCGGCATGCCGCGCTGGAGCGGGCGGCCGTTCCGGCTCGGCGGCGGCCGCCAGATCGTCATCGAGGGCGACGAGTACAACACCGCCTTCTTCGACCGCGGCCCCAAGTTCCTCCACTACCGACCCCACCTGTTCGTGCTCGGCCCGGTCGAGTTCGACCACGGCGACATCTACCGCGACCTCGACGCGGTGATGACCGCCTTCCGGGCCGGTGCGGCCCAGGTGCCGCGCCACGGGGCGGTCGTGGTCAACGCGTTCTCGGAGGGCGCCGTCGCCGCCGCCCGCGATGCCGCCGCCCCGGTCGTGACCGTCGGTGGCGACCCCGGCTGCACCCTGCAGCTGACGCCCGGCGAGCGCACTCCGGACCGCTCCACCGCCGCCATCCGGTGGCAGGGGGCGACCCACCAGCTCGAGCTGCCGGCCGCCGGCGAGCACAACCTGCACAACGCCGCGATGGCGGTCGCCGCAGCGGTCGTCAGCGGCGTCGAGCCGGCGGCCGCGCTGGCGGCGATCGCCCGCTTCCCGGGAGTGGTGCGCCGGCTCGAGGTGATCGGCGAGCAGGCCGGCGTCACCGTGGTCGACGACTTCGCCCACCACCCGACCGCCCTCGCCGCCACCATCGCCGCCGCCCGCCAGCGCTGGCCGGGGCGCCGGCTGGTGGTGGCCTTCGAGCCGAGGTCGCTCACCGCCGCCCGCCGCGCCTTCCAGGAGGCCTATCTCTCAGCGCTCGCCGGTGCGGACCTGGCGCTGGTTGCGCCTCCCTTCCACCGCGACCGCCTGGAGCCGTCGCTCCTTCTCGACCGCGACGCCCTCGGCCGCGACCTGAAGCGGCGGGGCGTCGGCGCGGTCGTCCCCGACGGCGACCCGGTGGCGGCGCTCCTGCCGCTGCTTGAGCCCGGCGACGTCGTGCTCGGCTGCTCCTCGGGCAGCTTCGGCGACTTCCACCGCCGCCTGCTGGAACTCCTGAAGGCCCGCTGA
- the hslU gene encoding ATP-dependent protease ATPase subunit HslU produces the protein MKSDALTPSEIVAELDRYIVGQAAAKRAVAVALRNRWRRQQLPPELRDEVAPKNIIMIGPTGVGKTEIARRLAKLTGSPFLKVEASKFTEVGYVGRDVDSIVRDLVEAGIGLVREERVREVRVRAQRAAEDRLVDLLVVASPGAGDTLEERRRTLKRQLRDELLEDHEVELEVSESRVPTLEMFTPQGIESMGIDLKDMFGGMFGRKARKRMRVAEARRILLAEEEDRLVDRSQVEQEALRRVEQAGIVFLDEIDKIASREDAARGPDVSREGVQRDLLPIVEGSTVTTKYGAVRTDHVLFIAAGAFHVAKPSDLIPEMQGRFPIRVELEPLDAADFRRILLEPENSLVRQYTELLATEQVELRFGDGAVEAVAEIAAEINSAAENIGARRLYTVMEKLLEEISFDAPAKAGEVYLVTAESVRETLAPLVGDRDLARYIL, from the coding sequence GTGAAATCGGATGCCCTGACCCCGAGCGAGATCGTGGCCGAGCTCGACCGCTACATCGTCGGCCAGGCCGCCGCCAAGCGCGCGGTCGCGGTGGCGCTGCGCAATCGCTGGCGGCGCCAGCAGCTGCCGCCCGAGCTGCGCGACGAGGTGGCGCCCAAGAACATCATCATGATCGGCCCCACCGGGGTCGGCAAGACGGAGATCGCGCGCCGGCTGGCGAAGCTGACCGGGTCGCCCTTCCTCAAGGTCGAGGCCTCCAAGTTCACCGAGGTCGGCTACGTCGGGCGCGACGTCGACTCGATCGTGCGCGATCTCGTCGAGGCCGGGATCGGGCTGGTGCGCGAGGAGCGGGTGCGCGAGGTGCGGGTGCGGGCGCAACGGGCGGCGGAGGACCGGCTGGTGGATCTGCTGGTGGTGGCGAGCCCGGGCGCCGGCGACACCCTCGAGGAGCGCCGGCGGACGCTGAAGCGGCAGCTCCGCGACGAGCTGCTCGAGGACCACGAGGTCGAGCTCGAGGTCTCGGAGTCGCGGGTGCCGACCCTCGAGATGTTCACGCCCCAGGGCATCGAGTCGATGGGGATCGATCTCAAGGACATGTTCGGCGGCATGTTCGGGCGCAAGGCTCGCAAGCGGATGCGGGTCGCCGAGGCGCGCCGGATCCTGCTCGCCGAGGAGGAGGACCGGCTCGTCGACCGCTCCCAGGTCGAGCAGGAGGCGCTGCGCCGGGTCGAGCAGGCCGGGATCGTGTTTCTCGACGAGATCGACAAGATCGCGTCGCGCGAGGACGCAGCGCGCGGGCCCGACGTGTCCCGCGAAGGGGTCCAGCGGGACCTGCTGCCGATCGTCGAGGGATCGACCGTGACGACCAAGTACGGGGCGGTGCGCACCGATCACGTGCTGTTCATCGCGGCCGGCGCGTTCCACGTCGCGAAGCCGTCCGATCTGATTCCGGAGATGCAGGGCCGCTTCCCGATCCGGGTCGAGCTCGAGCCGCTCGACGCCGCCGACTTCCGGCGGATCCTCCTCGAGCCCGAGAACTCGCTGGTCCGCCAGTACACCGAGCTGCTCGCCACCGAGCAGGTCGAGCTGCGCTTCGGCGACGGCGCGGTCGAGGCGGTGGCCGAGATCGCCGCCGAAATCAACTCGGCGGCCGAGAACATCGGCGCGCGGCGGCTCTACACCGTGATGGAGAAGCTGCTCGAGGAGATCTCGTTCGACGCGCCGGCGAAAGCGGGCGAGGTCTACCTGGTGACCGCGGAGTCGGTCCGCGAGACCCTCGCGCCGCTGGTGGGGGACCGCGACCTGGCGCGGTATATTCTGTAG
- the glmS gene encoding glutamine--fructose-6-phosphate transaminase (isomerizing), translating to MCGIIGYVGSSEVVPVILDGLRRLEYRGYDSAGMAVVTEGGLEILRAAGKLRFLEQLAYQRPLHGSQGIGHTRWATHGAPTEANAHPQTDAAATVAVVHNGIVENYSELKRELLDGGVDLRSDTDTELIAQLLGREQGGLGERVLRVLRRLRGQFAVVAVHRGEPDLVVAFRQGPPLVVGLGDGENLVASDVTALLHRTRRVTYLANGDVALIRRDRVEVVDAAGKPVERPVETLDWDASRAEKGGFRHYMLKEIFEQPDAIRNTILAHLDGERTGVVLDDQGFPPARLARLRRVHLVACGTSWHAALVGKFLIEGLAGVPTEVDYASEYRYRQPLIDEATLVVGITQSGETADTLAAMELAGGRSALLGTICNVRGSSAWRLASARLLTQAGPEIGVASTKAFTTQLVALVLLAMALRSRRGLSDGTDRELLAELQRLPLHVERVLQGDRELYARGVAALCGGDSLYLGRGILYPIALEGALKLKELSYLHAEGYPAGEMKHGPIALVEEGYPVLAVALETPSRDKLLGNLREVKARGAAVLAVAEPDAAEVAEIADLVLPAPAVHPLLQPVVAVVPLQRLAYEVAVELGLDVDQPRNLAKSVTVE from the coding sequence ATGTGCGGGATCATCGGCTACGTCGGCTCCTCGGAGGTGGTGCCGGTCATCCTCGACGGGCTGCGGCGGCTCGAGTACCGCGGCTACGACTCGGCTGGAATGGCGGTGGTGACGGAGGGCGGGCTCGAGATCCTGCGCGCCGCCGGCAAGCTGCGCTTCCTCGAACAGCTCGCCTACCAGCGGCCGCTGCACGGCAGCCAGGGCATCGGCCACACCCGGTGGGCGACCCACGGCGCGCCGACCGAGGCCAACGCCCACCCGCAGACCGACGCCGCCGCGACGGTCGCGGTGGTCCACAACGGGATCGTCGAGAACTACTCGGAGCTCAAGCGCGAGCTGCTCGATGGCGGCGTCGACCTGCGCTCCGACACTGACACCGAGCTGATCGCGCAGCTGCTCGGCCGCGAGCAGGGCGGGCTCGGAGAGCGCGTGCTGCGCGTGCTGCGGCGGCTGCGCGGCCAGTTCGCGGTGGTGGCGGTCCACCGCGGCGAGCCCGACCTGGTGGTCGCCTTCCGCCAGGGCCCGCCGCTGGTCGTCGGCCTCGGCGACGGCGAGAACCTGGTGGCGTCCGACGTGACCGCCCTGCTCCACCGCACCCGGCGAGTCACCTACCTCGCCAACGGCGACGTCGCGCTGATCCGGCGCGACCGGGTCGAGGTGGTCGACGCCGCCGGGAAGCCGGTCGAGCGCCCGGTGGAGACCCTGGACTGGGACGCCTCGCGGGCTGAGAAGGGCGGCTTCCGCCACTACATGCTCAAGGAGATCTTCGAGCAGCCCGACGCGATCCGGAACACGATCCTCGCCCACCTCGACGGCGAGCGAACCGGCGTGGTGCTCGACGATCAGGGGTTCCCGCCCGCCCGCCTCGCCCGGCTGCGCCGGGTCCACCTGGTGGCGTGCGGCACCTCGTGGCACGCCGCCCTGGTCGGCAAGTTCCTGATCGAGGGGCTTGCCGGCGTTCCGACCGAGGTCGACTACGCCTCCGAGTACCGCTACCGGCAGCCGCTGATCGACGAGGCGACGCTGGTGGTCGGCATCACGCAATCCGGCGAGACCGCCGACACCCTGGCGGCGATGGAGCTGGCCGGCGGCCGCTCCGCCCTGCTCGGCACCATCTGCAACGTCCGCGGCTCGTCGGCGTGGCGGCTGGCGAGCGCGCGCCTGCTCACCCAGGCCGGCCCCGAGATCGGCGTCGCCTCGACCAAGGCCTTCACCACCCAGCTGGTGGCGCTGGTCCTGCTCGCCATGGCGCTGCGCTCCCGCCGCGGGCTCTCCGACGGCACGGACCGTGAGCTGCTGGCCGAGCTGCAGCGGCTGCCGCTCCATGTCGAGCGGGTGCTGCAGGGCGACCGCGAGCTGTATGCCCGCGGCGTGGCGGCGCTGTGCGGCGGTGACTCGCTCTACCTGGGGCGCGGCATCCTCTACCCGATCGCGCTCGAAGGCGCCCTCAAGCTCAAGGAGCTCTCCTACCTCCACGCCGAGGGCTACCCGGCCGGCGAGATGAAGCACGGGCCGATCGCGCTCGTCGAGGAGGGCTACCCGGTCCTGGCGGTGGCGCTCGAGACGCCCAGCCGCGACAAGCTGCTGGGCAACCTCAGGGAGGTCAAGGCGCGCGGCGCCGCCGTGCTGGCGGTCGCCGAGCCGGACGCGGCCGAGGTCGCCGAGATCGCCGACCTGGTGCTGCCGGCGCCGGCGGTGCACCCGCTGCTGCAGCCGGTGGTGGCGGTGGTGCCGCTGCAGCGGCTGGCCTACGAGGTGGCGGTCGAGCTCGGCCTCGACGTCGACCAGCCCCGCAACCTGGCGAAGTCGGTCACCGTCGAGTAG
- a CDS encoding phosphatidylglycerophosphatase A has protein sequence MPQQPPAHATARAARLIATVGGLGDRLPAPGTTAGSLPAALLWSAAALLSSGLWALIVVTAALTVAAAAAGVWASGLEAARRGRVDPGPVVIDEVAGQWLCYLAGLPLARFGGASGVALFAAAGFLLFRFFDVVKPWPVRPLERLPGGIGIVADDLAAGALAGMLLALGWRFLGA, from the coding sequence GTGCCGCAACAGCCTCCCGCGCACGCCACCGCCCGCGCAGCGCGCCTCATCGCCACCGTCGGCGGTCTCGGCGACCGGCTGCCCGCGCCCGGCACCACCGCCGGCTCGCTGCCGGCTGCGCTGCTCTGGTCGGCGGCTGCCCTGCTGAGCAGCGGCCTCTGGGCCCTGATCGTCGTCACCGCCGCGCTGACCGTGGCGGCGGCCGCGGCCGGGGTCTGGGCCTCCGGTCTGGAGGCAGCGCGCCGCGGCCGAGTCGATCCGGGGCCGGTGGTGATCGACGAGGTCGCGGGACAGTGGCTGTGCTACCTGGCCGGCCTGCCGCTCGCCCGCTTCGGCGGCGCGAGCGGCGTGGCGCTGTTCGCTGCCGCCGGCTTCCTCCTGTTCCGGTTCTTCGACGTGGTCAAGCCGTGGCCGGTGCGGCCGCTCGAGCGGCTCCCAGGTGGGATCGGGATCGTCGCCGACGACCTCGCCGCGGGCGCCCTCGCCGGGATGCTGCTCGCGCTCGGCTGGCGGTTCCTCGGCGCCTGA
- the hslV gene encoding ATP-dependent protease subunit HslV: MKPSTHEWHHTTVIAVRRGGTVAVGSDGQVTLGTTVMKHGAAKVRRLAGGRVLAGFAGSVADALALFTRFEAKLEEHGHGLERAAVELAREWRTDRALRHLEALLIAADRSTTLLVSGTGEVLSPDDEVVAVGSGGSYALAAARALIAHTELTARQVVEEALRIAAAIDIYTNDRITVLELTP; this comes from the coding sequence ATGAAGCCCTCAACCCACGAGTGGCACCACACCACGGTGATCGCGGTGCGGCGCGGCGGCACGGTCGCGGTTGGGTCGGACGGCCAGGTGACCCTCGGCACCACGGTCATGAAGCACGGCGCCGCCAAGGTCCGGCGGCTGGCCGGCGGCCGGGTGCTGGCCGGCTTCGCCGGATCGGTGGCCGACGCGCTGGCCCTCTTCACCCGGTTCGAGGCCAAGCTCGAGGAGCACGGCCACGGTCTGGAGCGGGCGGCGGTCGAGCTCGCGCGCGAGTGGCGCACCGACCGGGCACTGCGCCACCTCGAGGCGCTGCTGATCGCCGCCGACCGCTCGACCACGCTGCTGGTGTCGGGGACCGGCGAGGTGCTGTCGCCCGACGACGAGGTGGTGGCGGTCGGCTCCGGCGGCAGCTACGCGCTGGCGGCGGCGCGGGCGCTGATCGCGCACACCGAGCTGACGGCGCGGCAGGTCGTGGAGGAGGCGCTGCGGATCGCCGCCGCCATCGACATCTACACCAACGACCGGATCACGGTCCTGGAGCTGACGCCGTGA